A genomic region of Mustela erminea isolate mMusErm1 chromosome 12, mMusErm1.Pri, whole genome shotgun sequence contains the following coding sequences:
- the LOC116570579 gene encoding translation initiation factor IF-2-like, with protein MPQRCPKGQGGSGWLWQGSVTEARRAFPKVPEEGDSDCLGTVPEEAGRPPGWGCPLSQAVGRLSAWPVPVRPPEQLPPASRPRLRPPSRPGPGAATQYSPCSTRPRLRSLGSIRGRPDGTQAPDGAAQGEASFFRQRSAPGLCAWGQFAKRCMCSPLPTWPGQRGGAAVRVGGRQEEEGAGRVSRLVPLPRAPGSAWVCPGSSPRSPRAPSPPHPLTTTPLPSHPPTPRSLEVPLSIEHLLCALGWVVGTDQEPQARSCSPVLTLVGGSPAGTTSGSLWTPDAASALCPSWQSFKVPTACGRPAQGTRSPAVHGGSRQPPPRAHPPPHHHMDILWARLQVGCGLGKHPSRPPGLQAPPPARPGPAQPGSGEYL; from the exons ATGCCCCAAAGGTGCCCCAAAGGACAAGGAGGATCCGGGTGGCTTTGGCAGGGCTCCGTGACAGAGGCCAGGAGGGCCTTCCCAAAGGTTCCTGAGGAGGGAGATAGCGACTGCCTGGGGACCGTGCCCGAGGAGGCCGGAAGGCCCCCAGGCTGGGGGTGCCCTCTTTCCCAGGCAGTGGGGAGGCTGAGCGCCTGGCCGGTGCCAGTGCGGCCCCCGGAGCAGCTCCCTCCAGCTTCCCGGCCGCGGCTCAGGCCCCCGAGCCGCCCAGGGCCTGGGGCGGCCACTCAGTACTCTCCCTGCAGCACACGGCCTCGCCTCCGCAGCCTCGGCAGCATCCGGGGACGCCCGGATGGGACACAGGCACCAGACGGCGCTGCTCAGGGGGAGGCTTCGTTTTTCCGGCAGCGGTCTGCCCCCGGACTGTGTGCGTGGGGTCAGTTTGCAAAGAGATGCATGTGCTCCCCGCTTCCCACGTGGCCTGGGCAGCGCGGTGGGGCAGCCGTGCGGGTGGGGGGGCGTCAAGAGGAAGAAGGAGCTGGAAGGGTCTCCCGCCTCGTCCCGCTGCCCAgggctcctggctctgcctggGTCTGTCCTGGAAGTTCCCCTCGTTCCCCGAGAGCTcccagcccccctcaccccctcaccaccacccccctgccctctcacccccccaccccgcgctcACTCGAAGTTCCTCTGAgcattgagcacctgctgtgcgCTCTGGGCTGGGTGGTGGGGACAGACCAGGAACCCCAGGCAAGGTCCTGCTCCCCAGTGCTGACCCTGGTGGGGGGCTCTCCAGCAGGGACAACTTCTGGAAGCCTGTGGACCCCAGATGCGGCCAGTGCCTTGTGCCCCTCATGGCAGTCCTTCAAGGTGCCCACGGCGTGTGGCAGGCCAGCCCAGGGCACCCGCTCCCCAGCCGTACACGGTGGCTCTAGGCAACCCCCACCCcgtgcccacccccccccacaccaccacaTGGATATTCTCTGGGCCCGGCTCCAGGTGGGCTGTGGTCTG GGGAAGCACCCTTCCAGGCCTCCAGGCCTCCAGGCCCCGCCGCCAGCCCGACCCGGCCCAGCCCAGCCAGGCTCTGGAGAGTATCTCTGA
- the LOC116570578 gene encoding uncharacterized protein LOC116570578, whose amino-acid sequence MGLWPLPPRGPCRMKEIMLVRGLGPPEPGSEEEVRAGKTWKPCSGGGSLQRVPRNRRHREPARDTAGSGLERTFVGCGVRACLGRARLEAGRLWRGPLPPVGSEATSARTGSVRSGKPQPSNPGRGAWMSIGWWERLGTEQIVSLEHRSARGGVLDPRGGCCVPAAVSEVPGTAWLGGTACPLHVACLPRGAFPGGGPGRAQPVTRPLHSAFPGGRGGRSLGRSGGPRGGWPGSHGCSLVCHLPWPREQRLPDQDSAGRLGRVVRACCRLVVYPLALASSRPDPQFLQSNSNGRGGPSGRPQAGAGRWGPLLAWIPGEQPPHPPLIPLAPVVNRPPEHLVARPIGAGTRSRATPVWLPSAAASASPGAGWAQTLRPPPDLLP is encoded by the exons ATGGGACTGTGGCCCCTACCTCCCAGGGGGCCTTGCAGGATGAAAGAAATCATGCTGGTGAGAGGCTTGGGGCCTCCGGAGCCGGGGAGTGAGGAGGAGGTTAGAGCGGGCAAGACTTGGAAGCCCTGCTCTGGGGGTGGCTCTCTTCAGAGGGTCCCCAGAAACCGCAGGCATCGCGAGCCTGCGAGGGACACGGCCGGGTCCGGCCTCGAGAGAACGTTCGTGGGCTGCGGTGTGAGGGCTTGCTTGGGGAGGGCGAGGCTGGAGGCGGGAAGGCTCTGGAGGGGACCCCTGCCTCCAGTCGGGAGCGAAGCGACGTCGGCCCGGACCGGGAGCGTGAGAAGTGGGAAGCCACAACCATCTAACCCAGGCAGAGGCGCTTGGATGAGCATTGGGtggtgggagaggctggggacTGAGCAAATAGTGTCCCTAGAGCACCGTTCTGCGCGGGGTGGGGTCCTGGACCCCCGAGGGGGCTGTTGTGTTCCAGCAGCAGTGTCAGAAGTGCCCGGCACAGCCTGGCTCGGTGGTACGGCCTGTCCTCTGCATGTGGCCTGCCTGCCTCGGGGGGCTTTCCCGGGCGGGGGCCCAGGTCGTGCCCAGCCGGTCACTAGACCCCTGCACTCAGCTTTCCCAGGTGGCAGAGGTGGGAGGAGCCTGGGCCGGTCGGGAGGCCCCCGTGGAGGCTGGCCAGGCTCCCATGGCTGCAGCCTCGTCTGCCACCTTCCCTGGCCACGAGAACAG CGTTTGCCAGATCAGGACTCAGCGGGCCGACTGGGGAGGGTGGTCCGGGCATGCTGCA GGCTCGTCGTCTACCCCCTGGCTCTGGCTTCTTCCCGACCAGATCCACAGTTTCTGCAAAGCAACAGCAATGGCAGAGGTGGCCCTTCAGGGCGCCCCCAGGCCGGTGCTGGCCGGTGGGGCCCTCTGCTGGCCTGGATCCCTGGAgaacagcccccccaccccccacttatTCCCCTCGCCCCTGTTGTTAATCGTCCTCCGGAGCACTTAGTGGCGCGTCCCATCGGAGCCGGCACTCGGAGCCGTGCTACCCCGGTGTGGCTGCCATCCGCAGCGGCGTCGGCGTCCCCGGGAGCTGGCTGGGCACAGACTCTCAGACCCCCTCCGGACCTTCTGCCCTAG